A region of Methanobacteriaceae archaeon DNA encodes the following proteins:
- the phoU gene encoding phosphate signaling complex protein PhoU yields MERGYPRIRFQKKLDELKEEVDEMGQATLKAYRDAFTTFLDYDSQLVKNVMEANKKVHEMGFQIEHDAMSIIAAEQPVAGDLRFIEASIKVSSHLKRIAGLAANIAEVARHVKDEEIPEKPMFDLQRMADIVDGMVSKSLAAFLAKNMNVARELHRDDDKVDDLFDHALKDITKSMFQDKESISYSIYLLFLARFLERIADRAENIGDRTIFMITCEKQQFTVEKK; encoded by the coding sequence ATGGAAAGAGGATATCCCAGGATACGGTTCCAGAAAAAATTGGATGAATTAAAAGAAGAAGTTGATGAAATGGGTCAGGCCACCCTAAAGGCTTACAGAGACGCTTTTACCACTTTTCTTGATTATGATTCCCAGCTGGTGAAGAATGTTATGGAGGCCAATAAAAAAGTCCATGAAATGGGTTTCCAGATAGAACATGATGCCATGAGCATAATTGCAGCTGAACAACCTGTGGCGGGAGATCTAAGATTCATCGAAGCAAGTATCAAGGTTTCAAGTCACTTAAAACGGATTGCTGGCCTGGCTGCAAACATTGCTGAAGTTGCCCGTCATGTTAAAGATGAAGAGATCCCTGAAAAGCCAATGTTTGACTTGCAGCGCATGGCAGACATTGTGGATGGGATGGTTAGTAAGAGTTTGGCTGCTTTCCTGGCTAAAAACATGAACGTTGCCCGGGAATTACACCGAGATGATGATAAAGTGGATGATCTTTTTGACCATGCCTTAAAAGACATCACCAAAAGCATGTTCCAGGATAAAGAATCCATCTCTTACTCCATATATCTATTGTTCCTGGCTCGTTTCTTAGAGAGAATCGCAGATCGCGCGGAAAACATTGGTGACAGAACCATCTTCATGATCACCTGTGAAAAACAGCAATTTACTGTTGAGAAAAAATAG